A window of the Polaribacter sp. HaHaR_3_91 genome harbors these coding sequences:
- a CDS encoding P-II family nitrogen regulator, with protein sequence MKKIEAIIRKSKFSAVKEALHAVDVNFFSYWDVTGLGNEKEGHVYRGVSYSTSDIQRRHVSIVVNDDFEQITIDALLKSAATGDVGDGKIFVSDVTEVYRIRTGEKGGETLKKKSK encoded by the coding sequence ATGAAAAAAATAGAAGCGATTATAAGAAAATCCAAATTCAGCGCTGTAAAAGAAGCATTACACGCAGTAGATGTAAATTTCTTTTCTTATTGGGACGTTACTGGTTTAGGAAACGAAAAAGAAGGACACGTATACAGAGGCGTAAGCTATAGCACTAGCGACATACAACGTAGACACGTATCCATAGTAGTAAATGATGATTTTGAACAAATAACCATAGACGCTTTACTTAAATCGGCTGCCACAGGAGATGTTGGTGATGGTAAGATTTTCGTATCAGACGTAACGGAAGTATACAGAATAAGAACCGGAGAAAAAGGTGGTGAAACTTTAAAGAAAAAATCAAAATAA
- a CDS encoding ammonium transporter, translating to MSLFLTLFQDAPATEISKAVEQINGDMGMLWMLIAGILVFLMQAGFTLVESGMTRSKNAVNIAMKNLLDICVGSLTFWLVGYSLMYGDTSNGWFFWSGLFQGEGADLFFQTMFAATTATIVSGAIAGRTKYSTYIIFSIVMTAVIYPISGGWQWQGSGWLTEMGFIDFAGSSIVHSVGGWAALVAAFMVGPRIGKYVDGKVLPIPGHNQILATLGVFILWFGWFGFNGGSQLAWGGADSIAASNVVLITNLSAAAGGLGALITTWIWYGKPNLGQTLNGVLAGLVSITAGCGNMTAGGAVLAGLIGGILVVFAIEFIEKKLKIDDAIGAASVHGVAGAWGTLVIGLWGVDGDTAIGLFNGGGAGQLGVQATGVLAYAAWAIGLSFIVLGILKATMGLRVSKEVEIEGLDVHEHGSIAYPGVRQREFDDK from the coding sequence ATGAGTTTATTTTTAACATTATTTCAAGACGCTCCAGCAACAGAAATTTCAAAAGCTGTTGAACAAATAAATGGAGACATGGGAATGCTTTGGATGCTTATCGCAGGTATCTTAGTATTCTTAATGCAAGCAGGATTTACATTAGTAGAATCTGGAATGACAAGATCTAAGAATGCAGTTAACATTGCAATGAAAAATTTATTAGATATATGTGTAGGCTCATTAACATTTTGGTTAGTAGGATACTCTTTAATGTACGGAGACACTTCTAACGGATGGTTCTTCTGGAGCGGTTTATTTCAAGGCGAAGGAGCAGATTTATTTTTCCAAACTATGTTTGCTGCAACAACTGCAACTATAGTTTCTGGTGCAATTGCAGGTAGAACAAAATACTCTACATACATTATTTTCTCTATTGTAATGACTGCTGTTATTTATCCAATTTCTGGAGGATGGCAATGGCAAGGTAGCGGATGGTTAACAGAAATGGGATTCATCGATTTTGCAGGTTCTTCAATTGTACACTCTGTTGGTGGATGGGCTGCTTTAGTTGCCGCTTTTATGGTAGGTCCAAGAATTGGAAAATATGTAGACGGAAAAGTATTACCTATTCCTGGTCATAATCAAATATTAGCAACTTTAGGTGTATTTATCCTTTGGTTTGGATGGTTTGGTTTTAATGGTGGATCTCAACTAGCTTGGGGTGGCGCTGACTCAATTGCTGCATCAAACGTAGTATTAATCACAAACTTATCAGCTGCTGCTGGTGGATTAGGAGCATTAATAACTACTTGGATCTGGTACGGTAAACCAAACTTAGGTCAAACTTTAAATGGTGTACTTGCAGGATTAGTTAGTATTACTGCTGGTTGTGGTAACATGACTGCCGGAGGTGCTGTATTAGCAGGTTTAATTGGAGGTATTCTTGTAGTATTTGCAATTGAATTTATAGAAAAGAAATTAAAAATTGACGATGCTATTGGAGCCGCTTCTGTACATGGTGTTGCCGGTGCATGGGGAACTTTAGTTATTGGTCTTTGGGGAGTTGACGGAGACACAGCTATTGGATTATTCAATGGTGGTGGCGCTGGTCAATTAGGAGTTCAAGCAACTGGAGTATTAGCATACGCTGCTTGGGCAATTGGTTTATCATTTATTGTTCTTGGAATCTTAAAAGCAACAATGGGATTACGTGTAAGTAAAGAGGTAGAAATCGAAGGATTGGATGTTCATGAACACGGATCTATCGCATACCCAGGAGTTAGACAAAGAGAATTTGACGATAAATAA
- a CDS encoding outer membrane beta-barrel protein: MKKVIFTLLLATSLITTAQENEDKGTFTLSGTVDVYHSSNLKSGSLGSVGVLSDVPANGFGLGMVNTIFSYEKGKAGVVADLAYGPRANAANAYQGAINQLYAYYNATDKLTLTLGQFNTFYGYEVISPAGNFNYSVSYLFNAGPFSHTGIKADYAVSEDLSFMLALTNPHGVVAGSNPTDEYQLGFQTGYKGQYFNLAYGSDGFGFTDVLYLDYTGGFDLSESFYLGLNAAYSNSSDADAGYQGVALYLQNSFSDKFSLGLRPEFFTYTSGAGDTNVSAFTLTGNLSLTESLKIIPEIRYDTSDDMIIPGFVGSEKNMTGATLAAVYSF, encoded by the coding sequence ATGAAAAAAGTAATTTTCACATTATTATTAGCTACTAGCCTAATAACTACAGCTCAAGAAAACGAAGACAAAGGAACTTTTACATTAAGCGGTACAGTAGATGTATACCACAGTAGCAATCTTAAAAGTGGCTCTTTAGGATCTGTCGGTGTTTTATCTGATGTCCCAGCAAACGGCTTTGGTTTAGGTATGGTAAATACAATTTTTTCTTATGAAAAAGGTAAAGCAGGAGTTGTTGCTGATTTAGCTTACGGGCCTAGAGCAAACGCAGCAAACGCATACCAAGGAGCAATCAATCAATTATATGCTTACTATAACGCAACAGATAAATTAACACTAACATTAGGACAATTTAATACTTTTTATGGTTACGAAGTAATTTCTCCTGCAGGAAACTTCAACTACTCTGTATCTTATTTATTTAATGCAGGTCCATTTTCTCACACAGGTATAAAAGCAGATTACGCTGTTTCTGAAGATTTATCTTTTATGCTAGCTTTAACAAATCCTCATGGAGTTGTCGCAGGATCTAACCCAACTGACGAATATCAATTAGGATTTCAAACAGGATACAAAGGTCAATACTTTAACTTAGCTTATGGTTCTGATGGTTTTGGTTTTACAGACGTATTATACTTAGACTATACAGGTGGTTTTGATTTATCTGAATCATTCTACTTAGGTTTAAATGCTGCATATTCTAACTCTAGTGATGCTGACGCAGGTTACCAAGGTGTTGCACTATATTTACAAAACTCATTTTCAGACAAATTTTCTCTAGGATTAAGACCTGAATTTTTCACTTACACTTCTGGAGCTGGAGACACAAATGTTTCTGCTTTTACTTTAACAGGAAACTTATCTTTAACAGAAAGCTTAAAAATTATTCCAGAAATAAGATATGACACTTCAGACGATATGATTATACCTGGTTTCGTAGGATCAGAAAAAAACATGACTGGAGCTACTTTAGCAGCAGTATACTCTTTCTAA
- a CDS encoding tRNA pseudouridine(38-40) synthase TruA: protein MKYSFSYIVRLQFLGFRFSGWQKQTNAKTLHDMVDKTLSFVFEETNYKTIGVGRTDAKVSANTYYIQMFTDKIVEEGIFITSLNANFSPDFRAISIQKVARGFNVINAPKIKEYHYYFSFGEKNHPFSAPFIVNVNENLDLETMQEAAKLFVGEHYFHKYCTRPSEKTMFKRIIDSCEIIENDVLTANFFPETSYIFKVRGKGFLRYQIRLMMATLFEVGKGNLDLQFIEDSLKEDNDRKYMRNNAPSSGLQLYDIELEL, encoded by the coding sequence ATGAAATATTCATTTTCTTATATAGTTAGGTTACAATTTCTTGGTTTCCGATTTTCAGGATGGCAAAAACAAACAAATGCTAAAACTTTGCACGATATGGTAGATAAAACCTTGTCTTTTGTTTTTGAAGAGACTAATTATAAGACCATTGGGGTAGGTAGGACGGATGCTAAAGTTTCTGCAAATACCTATTATATTCAGATGTTTACAGATAAAATAGTGGAGGAGGGTATTTTTATAACTTCTCTAAATGCTAATTTTTCTCCAGACTTTAGGGCGATTTCTATACAAAAGGTAGCTAGAGGTTTTAATGTAATTAACGCCCCGAAGATTAAAGAGTACCATTATTACTTCTCTTTTGGAGAGAAAAACCATCCTTTTTCTGCGCCTTTTATTGTAAATGTTAATGAAAATCTAGATTTAGAAACGATGCAAGAAGCGGCGAAGTTGTTTGTTGGTGAGCATTATTTTCATAAGTATTGTACAAGGCCTTCAGAAAAAACGATGTTTAAAAGAATAATTGACTCGTGTGAAATTATAGAGAACGATGTTTTAACGGCTAATTTTTTTCCAGAGACGTCTTATATATTTAAGGTGAGAGGTAAAGGTTTTTTGCGTTACCAGATTCGATTAATGATGGCGACGTTGTTTGAGGTTGGAAAAGGAAATTTAGATTTGCAATTTATTGAAGATTCTTTAAAAGAAGATAATGATAGAAAGTATATGAGAAATAATGCGCCTTCCTCTGGTTTGCAATTGTATGATATTGAGTTGGAGTTGTAA
- a CDS encoding acyl-CoA dehydrogenase — MDFSLTEEHIMIRDAARDFAQTELLPGVIERDNKQEFPNELVKKMGDLGFLGIMVDPKYGGSGMDAISYVLIMEELSKIDASASVIVSVNNSLVCYGLEAYASEAQKQKYLTKLATGEFVGAFCLSEPEAGSDATSQATTAIDKGDHYIINGTKNWITSGGRADVYLVIAQTDREKGHRGINAFIVEKGTEGFHVGPKEDKLGIRGSDTHTLQFNDVKVPKENRIGEDGFGFKFAMKTLSGGRIGIAAQALGIAAGAYELALKYSKQRKAFGTEICNHQAIAFKLADMHTEIEAARMLVTKAAWDKDQGNNYDMSSAMAKLYASKVAMEHTVEAVQIHGGNGFVKDYHVERLMRDAKITQIYEGTSEIQKIVISRGIIKG; from the coding sequence ATGGATTTTAGTTTAACAGAAGAACACATCATGATTCGTGATGCTGCAAGAGATTTTGCACAAACAGAATTATTACCAGGTGTAATAGAAAGAGACAACAAGCAAGAATTCCCAAATGAACTAGTCAAAAAAATGGGAGATCTTGGTTTTCTAGGAATTATGGTAGATCCAAAATACGGAGGAAGCGGTATGGACGCCATTTCTTACGTATTAATAATGGAAGAACTTTCTAAAATTGATGCATCTGCTTCTGTAATTGTTTCCGTAAATAACTCTTTAGTATGTTACGGGTTAGAAGCATATGCCAGTGAAGCACAAAAACAAAAATATTTAACAAAATTAGCAACAGGAGAATTTGTTGGCGCTTTTTGCCTAAGCGAGCCAGAAGCAGGTTCCGACGCAACATCTCAAGCAACAACCGCAATAGACAAAGGAGATCACTACATAATTAACGGAACAAAAAACTGGATCACAAGCGGTGGACGTGCAGATGTTTATTTAGTAATTGCGCAAACAGATAGAGAAAAAGGACACAGAGGCATCAATGCTTTTATAGTAGAAAAAGGAACCGAAGGTTTTCACGTAGGACCAAAAGAAGACAAATTAGGAATCCGTGGCTCTGACACACATACATTACAATTTAATGATGTAAAAGTACCAAAAGAAAACAGAATTGGAGAAGATGGTTTTGGTTTTAAGTTTGCTATGAAAACACTTTCTGGAGGAAGAATCGGTATTGCAGCACAAGCTTTAGGTATTGCAGCTGGCGCGTACGAATTAGCTTTAAAATACTCTAAACAACGTAAAGCATTCGGTACTGAAATTTGCAATCACCAAGCAATTGCTTTTAAATTAGCAGATATGCACACAGAAATAGAAGCAGCAAGAATGTTGGTTACAAAAGCAGCTTGGGACAAAGACCAAGGTAATAACTACGACATGTCTAGCGCAATGGCAAAACTCTACGCCAGTAAAGTAGCTATGGAACACACCGTAGAAGCGGTTCAAATACACGGAGGAAATGGTTTTGTAAAAGACTACCATGTAGAACGTTTAATGCGAGACGCTAAAATTACACAGATTTATGAAGGTACTTCCGAGATTCAGAAAATTGTAATTTCTCGTGGAATTATCAAAGGTTAA
- a CDS encoding anhydro-N-acetylmuramic acid kinase — protein MNIGEVFIIGLMSGTSLDGIDLVYVKFDKNKYQDFSILYSKTVSYSEKWKATLQDAIHFSSDDLNILDVDYGELLGKEITAFVDEFQIEKIDFIASHGHTVLHQPENGITLQVGDGQTIADATGQKVICDFRTQDVNLGGQGAPLVPIGDELLFSDYDYCLNLGGFSNISFHENGKRIAYDVCPVNIVLNKYAKELGFEYDDKGMIAANGTYLMQLESDLRLLEYYQQKPPKSLGLEWVQKEIFPRLESVKRKPEDLLRTFTDHVAWALAEVLPKNARVLVTGGGAFNEYLINKVKEEKEIDLIVPHQQLINFKEALIFAFLGLLKSENKVNCLSSVTGASKDHSSGEVFYPKL, from the coding sequence ATGAATATAGGTGAAGTTTTTATAATAGGATTAATGTCTGGAACGTCTCTAGATGGTATCGATTTGGTGTATGTGAAGTTTGATAAAAATAAGTATCAAGATTTTAGTATTTTATACTCGAAAACTGTTTCGTATTCAGAGAAATGGAAAGCTACTTTACAAGATGCTATTCATTTTTCTTCGGATGATTTAAATATTTTAGATGTCGATTACGGAGAACTACTTGGTAAAGAGATTACTGCTTTTGTTGATGAGTTTCAGATTGAAAAAATCGATTTTATTGCATCTCATGGCCACACGGTTTTGCATCAACCAGAAAATGGAATTACACTTCAGGTGGGAGATGGGCAAACAATTGCAGATGCAACAGGTCAAAAAGTTATTTGTGATTTTAGAACACAAGATGTCAATTTAGGCGGACAAGGAGCGCCTTTGGTGCCAATTGGAGATGAGTTGCTTTTTTCTGATTACGATTATTGTTTAAATCTAGGTGGTTTTTCTAATATTTCCTTTCATGAGAATGGAAAAAGAATTGCGTATGATGTTTGTCCTGTGAATATTGTCCTGAATAAATACGCTAAAGAATTAGGTTTTGAGTATGACGATAAAGGAATGATTGCTGCCAACGGAACTTATTTAATGCAATTAGAGTCTGATTTAAGGTTGTTAGAGTATTATCAGCAAAAACCACCAAAATCTTTGGGTTTAGAATGGGTTCAAAAAGAAATTTTTCCAAGATTAGAATCGGTGAAACGAAAACCGGAAGATTTATTAAGAACATTTACAGATCATGTTGCTTGGGCGTTGGCAGAAGTGTTGCCTAAAAATGCAAGGGTTTTGGTTACTGGTGGCGGTGCTTTTAATGAGTATTTAATAAATAAGGTAAAGGAGGAAAAAGAAATAGATCTTATTGTTCCTCATCAGCAACTTATAAATTTTAAAGAAGCACTTATTTTTGCTTTTTTAGGTTTATTAAAAAGTGAAAATAAAGTAAATTGTTTAAGTTCTGTAACGGGTGCAAGCAAAGATCATTCTTCTGGAGAGGTTTTTTATCCAAAGTTATAA
- a CDS encoding Glu/Leu/Phe/Val dehydrogenase dimerization domain-containing protein produces MKELLKIYENKQPEIVFNWKDPETEAEGWVVINSLRGGAAGGGTRMRKGLNMNEVLSLAKTMEVKFTVSGPAIGGAKSGINFDPSDPRKRGVLERWYKAVTPLLKHYYGTGGDLNVDADKDVIPITESCGVWHPQEGIFNGHFKPTEADKINRIGQLRMGVIKVIEDKAFSPDLSRKYTVADMLTGYGVAEAVKHYYAIYGGEIEGKRAIIQGFGNVGAAAAYYLTQLGAKVVGIIDRNGGVISEEGFTMQEMTALFLMKNGNQLVSGDMIPFEEINEKIWSLPAEIFVPAAASRLVSQDQVQRMIDTGLEVISPGANVPFADKEIFFGPIMEYTDNHLSLLPDFISNCGIARVFAYLMEAKVALPMQDKAIFNDTSNIIKKALQRTFKRSASKTKICSTAFEIALKQLI; encoded by the coding sequence ATGAAAGAATTATTAAAAATATACGAGAATAAGCAACCAGAAATAGTTTTTAATTGGAAAGATCCAGAAACGGAAGCAGAAGGTTGGGTGGTTATTAACTCTTTAAGGGGCGGTGCTGCTGGCGGTGGTACAAGAATGAGAAAAGGGTTAAATATGAATGAGGTTTTGTCTCTGGCAAAAACAATGGAGGTGAAATTTACAGTTTCTGGTCCTGCAATTGGAGGTGCAAAATCGGGTATTAATTTTGATCCGAGCGATCCGAGAAAAAGAGGTGTTTTAGAACGTTGGTATAAAGCGGTTACGCCGTTGTTAAAACATTATTACGGAACCGGTGGAGATTTAAATGTTGATGCAGATAAAGATGTGATTCCGATTACAGAAAGTTGTGGTGTTTGGCATCCGCAAGAAGGAATTTTTAACGGACATTTTAAACCAACAGAAGCAGATAAAATAAATAGAATTGGTCAGTTACGTATGGGGGTAATTAAGGTGATTGAAGATAAAGCTTTTTCGCCAGATTTGTCTAGAAAATATACGGTTGCAGATATGTTAACTGGTTATGGAGTAGCAGAAGCAGTGAAACATTATTATGCTATTTATGGAGGAGAAATAGAAGGAAAAAGAGCAATTATTCAAGGGTTTGGAAATGTAGGTGCTGCGGCAGCTTATTATTTAACACAGTTGGGTGCTAAGGTTGTAGGAATTATTGATAGAAATGGAGGGGTTATAAGTGAAGAGGGATTTACGATGCAAGAAATGACAGCTTTGTTTTTGATGAAGAATGGAAATCAGTTAGTTTCTGGTGATATGATTCCTTTTGAAGAGATTAATGAAAAAATATGGAGTTTGCCTGCTGAGATATTTGTGCCAGCTGCAGCTTCGAGATTGGTTTCTCAAGATCAGGTTCAGCGTATGATAGACACAGGGTTAGAAGTGATTTCTCCGGGAGCAAATGTTCCGTTTGCAGACAAAGAAATTTTCTTTGGTCCAATTATGGAGTATACAGATAATCATTTAAGTTTATTGCCAGATTTTATTTCAAATTGTGGTATTGCAAGGGTTTTTGCGTATTTAATGGAAGCAAAAGTGGCTTTACCAATGCAGGATAAAGCAATTTTTAATGATACCTCAAATATTATAAAGAAAGCGTTGCAGAGAACTTTTAAAAGGAGTGCGTCTAAAACAAAAATTTGTTCAACTGCATTTGAAATTGCTTTAAAACAATTAATTTAA
- a CDS encoding MotA/TolQ/ExbB proton channel family protein — protein sequence MLLFFQENKEVLEEVVSEEKTLSIYKLIMDGGLGGQIILALLFVLLAIAMYIYFERFFAIKAASKMDENFMNQIKDFVSNGKLESADALCKSKNTPTARLIGKGISRIGKPLDDINTAIETAGKLEVYQLEKNVSVLATIAGAAPMIGFLGTVIGMIVAIHEIANAGGQIDIKLLSDGLYTAMTTTVGGLIVGIIAYITYNHLVVRTDKVIYQMEAKSVEFLDLLNEPA from the coding sequence ATGTTGTTATTTTTTCAAGAGAATAAAGAAGTTTTAGAAGAGGTTGTTTCAGAAGAAAAAACACTTTCTATCTATAAATTAATTATGGATGGTGGTTTAGGAGGGCAAATAATCTTAGCACTACTTTTTGTGTTGTTGGCTATTGCGATGTATATTTATTTTGAAAGATTCTTTGCTATAAAAGCAGCATCAAAAATGGATGAAAATTTTATGAATCAAATTAAGGATTTTGTTTCTAATGGGAAATTAGAGTCTGCAGATGCGCTTTGTAAGAGTAAAAATACACCAACAGCAAGATTAATTGGAAAAGGAATTTCTAGAATAGGAAAGCCTTTAGATGATATTAATACGGCTATTGAAACAGCAGGGAAGTTAGAGGTGTATCAGTTAGAGAAAAATGTAAGTGTTTTGGCAACGATTGCAGGTGCGGCACCAATGATTGGTTTTTTAGGAACTGTAATCGGTATGATTGTTGCAATTCATGAAATTGCAAATGCAGGTGGCCAAATAGATATTAAATTACTTTCCGATGGTTTGTATACTGCAATGACAACTACAGTTGGAGGGTTAATTGTGGGTATTATTGCGTACATAACTTATAATCATTTAGTGGTAAGAACAGATAAGGTAATTTATCAAATGGAAGCAAAATCTGTTGAGTTTTTAGATTTATTAAACGAGCCAGCATAA
- a CDS encoding biopolymer transporter ExbD: MNLRGRNKVDPTFNMSSMTDIVFLLLIFFMLTSTLVTVSAIDVLLPKAGGKTENNKSVAVSITNESLFYIDKTKVSSASLESEILKSVGADKKKTIIIRGDKDVPYKNVMQVIDIANKNKLKMILAVKGK, encoded by the coding sequence ATGAATTTACGCGGAAGAAATAAAGTAGATCCTACATTCAATATGTCATCAATGACAGATATTGTTTTTCTATTGTTGATATTTTTTATGCTTACCTCTACGTTGGTTACTGTAAGTGCCATTGATGTTTTGTTACCAAAGGCAGGAGGGAAGACAGAGAATAATAAATCTGTTGCAGTATCTATCACAAATGAATCGTTGTTTTATATTGATAAAACAAAAGTGAGTTCAGCAAGTTTGGAAAGTGAAATTCTAAAAAGTGTTGGAGCCGATAAAAAGAAGACTATTATTATTAGAGGAGATAAAGATGTGCCTTATAAAAATGTAATGCAGGTAATTGATATTGCGAATAAGAACAAGTTAAAAATGATTTTAGCTGTAAAAGGCAAATAA
- a CDS encoding energy transducer TonB: MQILNTTHKRKSAVITAVILVLIIFGILNYGMRYLDPPEEYGLAINFGTSEVGSGEPVEDTKKISAPEVVEEEVEEKEVVEEVVKETPQEVIKEDIITEETSKDIPVVEKIKEVVKEPVKKVVEKKVEVVEPVEKEVVKEIPKEKPKPSKATQDALNNLLNGNSSDGKPQGEGDDAKPGVKGKETGDPASSKYYGNTGSGDGGDYNLAGRRALSTPKVQPDCQEEGTVVVQIQVNKNGKVIFTKPGYKGSTNTAPCLLKAAKEAALRTTWNPDEKAPANQVGTIIYKFTLSK, encoded by the coding sequence ATGCAAATACTAAATACAACACATAAACGTAAATCTGCTGTAATTACAGCGGTTATTCTGGTGCTTATTATCTTCGGAATTCTAAATTACGGAATGCGTTATTTAGATCCTCCAGAAGAATATGGTTTGGCTATTAATTTTGGAACTTCAGAAGTTGGAAGTGGAGAACCAGTAGAAGATACAAAGAAAATTTCTGCTCCAGAAGTCGTTGAAGAGGAGGTTGAGGAAAAAGAGGTGGTTGAAGAAGTTGTAAAAGAAACTCCGCAAGAAGTAATTAAAGAAGATATTATTACAGAAGAGACTTCTAAAGACATTCCTGTTGTAGAAAAGATAAAAGAAGTAGTTAAAGAGCCAGTAAAAAAGGTTGTAGAAAAAAAGGTAGAAGTTGTAGAACCTGTTGAAAAGGAGGTTGTAAAAGAAATTCCGAAAGAAAAGCCAAAACCATCTAAAGCAACTCAAGATGCGTTAAATAATTTATTAAACGGAAATTCTTCGGATGGAAAACCACAAGGAGAAGGAGATGATGCAAAGCCAGGTGTAAAAGGAAAAGAAACTGGAGATCCGGCTTCTTCTAAATACTATGGAAATACAGGAAGTGGTGATGGAGGTGATTATAATTTAGCGGGTAGAAGAGCGCTTTCTACACCAAAAGTTCAACCCGATTGTCAGGAAGAAGGGACTGTGGTGGTACAAATTCAAGTTAATAAAAATGGAAAAGTAATTTTTACAAAACCAGGATATAAAGGAAGTACTAATACAGCTCCCTGCCTACTTAAGGCAGCAAAAGAGGCAGCTCTAAGAACTACTTGGAATCCTGATGAAAAAGCACCCGCAAACCAAGTTGGGACAATTATTTATAAGTTTACCTTGTCTAAATAA
- a CDS encoding folylpolyglutamate synthase/dihydrofolate synthase family protein translates to MNYQQTLDWMFAQLPMYQREGKTAFKKDLTNTLALSKELGFPEKKFKSIHVGGTNGKGSTSHMLASILQEAGYKVGLYTSPHLKNFTERISINGVEISEKKVLSFIKQHKYFLETQRLSFFEMTVGLAFDYFAEEKVDIAIIEVGLGGRLDSTNIITPEVSVITNIGLDHTQFLGETLPEIAFEKAGIIKNKVPVVIGEEQEAVKSVFIAKAEACKALISFASDDAKNYKTDLLGDYQQKNTKTAVAAIQKLTGFKISTENIEKGLLNVVKNTNLKGRWQILQENPKVICDTAHNKDGLHIVLDQLKKETFKRIHFVLGVVSDKKLEEVLPLFPKEAEYYFCKPDIPRGMSEVVLQEQAKEFGLIGKKYPSVKVAFEDALLNANQEDIIYVGGSTFVVAEII, encoded by the coding sequence ATGAATTATCAACAAACATTAGATTGGATGTTTGCACAATTACCGATGTACCAAAGAGAAGGTAAAACAGCATTCAAAAAAGACTTAACCAACACTTTAGCGCTTTCAAAAGAATTGGGTTTTCCAGAAAAAAAGTTTAAATCAATTCACGTTGGAGGTACTAACGGAAAAGGTTCTACAAGTCATATGTTGGCTTCTATTTTGCAAGAAGCCGGTTATAAAGTAGGTTTGTATACTTCACCTCACTTAAAAAACTTTACCGAAAGAATTAGTATTAATGGAGTTGAAATTTCAGAAAAGAAAGTTTTATCCTTTATAAAACAACACAAATATTTTTTAGAAACACAAAGATTGTCCTTTTTTGAAATGACGGTAGGTTTGGCTTTTGATTATTTCGCAGAAGAAAAAGTAGACATTGCTATTATAGAAGTTGGTTTAGGAGGGAGATTAGATTCTACAAACATTATTACTCCAGAGGTTTCTGTAATTACGAACATCGGTTTAGATCATACGCAGTTTTTAGGAGAAACATTACCAGAAATTGCTTTTGAAAAAGCAGGTATTATTAAAAACAAGGTTCCGGTTGTAATAGGAGAAGAACAAGAAGCTGTAAAAAGTGTCTTTATCGCTAAAGCGGAAGCGTGCAAGGCGCTTATTTCTTTTGCTTCGGATGATGCTAAAAACTATAAAACAGATTTGTTGGGCGATTATCAGCAAAAAAATACAAAAACAGCTGTTGCGGCCATTCAAAAATTGACAGGTTTTAAAATATCAACAGAAAATATTGAAAAAGGATTATTGAATGTTGTAAAAAACACCAATTTAAAAGGTAGATGGCAGATTTTACAAGAGAACCCAAAAGTAATTTGTGATACTGCTCATAATAAAGATGGGTTGCATATTGTACTCGATCAATTAAAAAAAGAAACCTTTAAAAGAATACATTTTGTTTTAGGTGTGGTTTCTGATAAGAAATTAGAAGAGGTTTTACCGCTTTTTCCAAAGGAAGCTGAGTACTATTTTTGTAAGCCGGATATTCCAAGAGGTATGTCTGAAGTTGTTTTGCAAGAACAAGCAAAAGAATTTGGTTTAATTGGAAAAAAATATCCTTCAGTAAAAGTTGCTTTTGAAGATGCGTTACTGAATGCAAATCAGGAAGATATCATTTATGTAGGAGGAAGTACTTTTGTTGTTGCTGAAATTATTTAA